One window from the genome of Candidatus Nanopelagicales bacterium encodes:
- a CDS encoding sterol-binding protein, which yields MASIEKCRGLVDELAARLNATDPDTRRKHIPDRTVELTLLDLDTTFCGRLHQGALIDIEETTGDQKANIRLVMTSDDLVEMTDGNLKFAHAWATGRVRLDASIRDLLRLRSLL from the coding sequence GTGGCATCGATCGAGAAGTGCCGCGGTCTCGTGGACGAGCTTGCCGCCAGACTCAACGCGACCGACCCGGATACCCGCCGCAAACACATCCCCGACCGGACCGTCGAACTGACCCTGCTTGACCTCGACACAACCTTCTGCGGCCGTCTGCACCAAGGTGCGCTCATCGACATCGAAGAAACCACCGGCGACCAGAAAGCCAACATCCGGCTGGTGATGACCAGCGACGACTTGGTCGAGATGACCGACGGGAATCTCAAATTCGCGCACGCCTGGGCGACCGGCAGGGTGCGCCTGGACGCAAGCATCCGGGATCTCCTTCGCCTTCGTTCCTTGCTCTGA
- a CDS encoding HAD-IIA family hydrolase: protein MTVMNAGSEALVAPYDILLFDLDGVLYVGDAPVDHAAAAVNHCRSELSKPVAFITNNASRTPDAVVAKLVAAGVAAQAEDVVTSAQAAAHLLSDQHPQGSAILIIGGEGLVEAVRAVGLRPVRSDADGPVAVVQGFHPDVNWRMLAEAAAAVNRGVPWVATNRDMTIPTASGIAPGNGTLVAAVQVATGQEPTTVGKPEPPLILEALRRTGTSRPLLIGDRMDTDIQAAFATGSDSLMVLTGVNGPLDYCLAPPEQRPTYLARDLRALLVPATVVDVAEGQWSCAGWRAESGDDGGLSLTTRGPDPLDGIRVLAAGCWQNIDQGAVPTAKTLAMIEELAATLED, encoded by the coding sequence ATGACCGTCATGAACGCCGGATCTGAGGCACTGGTCGCCCCGTACGACATCCTGCTATTCGACCTCGACGGTGTTCTATACGTCGGTGATGCTCCGGTCGATCACGCGGCCGCCGCCGTCAACCATTGTCGTAGTGAGCTATCCAAACCAGTTGCCTTCATTACCAACAACGCGAGTCGGACGCCGGACGCCGTCGTTGCGAAGCTTGTCGCGGCCGGCGTCGCCGCGCAGGCTGAGGATGTCGTGACATCAGCGCAGGCGGCCGCGCACTTGCTCAGCGACCAACACCCACAGGGCTCTGCGATCTTGATCATCGGGGGCGAAGGTCTCGTCGAGGCGGTGCGCGCCGTGGGCCTGCGGCCCGTCCGATCCGATGCCGATGGGCCAGTAGCGGTCGTGCAGGGATTCCACCCCGACGTCAACTGGCGGATGCTCGCCGAAGCTGCGGCGGCGGTCAATCGAGGTGTCCCGTGGGTTGCTACCAATCGAGATATGACCATTCCGACGGCGTCGGGCATTGCTCCGGGTAACGGGACGTTGGTCGCGGCGGTTCAGGTCGCTACCGGGCAGGAACCAACGACTGTCGGCAAACCCGAACCCCCACTGATCCTCGAGGCGCTGCGGCGAACGGGCACGTCGAGACCATTGTTGATCGGCGATCGAATGGACACTGATATCCAGGCGGCATTCGCAACGGGCTCAGACAGTCTGATGGTGCTGACCGGGGTCAATGGTCCGCTCGACTACTGCCTTGCACCACCTGAGCAGCGACCGACCTACTTAGCTCGCGACCTGCGGGCGCTGTTGGTGCCAGCAACTGTGGTCGACGTGGCCGAGGGCCAGTGGTCATGTGCTGGCTGGCGCGCTGAGAGTGGTGATGATGGCGGACTAAGTCTGACCACCCGCGGGCCGGACCCGCTGGACGGCATCAGAGTTTTGGCAGCTGGCTGCTGGCAGAACATCGATCAGGGAGCCGTACCGACCGCCAAGACCCTCGCAATGATCGAAGAATTGGCGGCGACACTGGAGGATTGA